From a single Cotesia glomerata isolate CgM1 linkage group LG6, MPM_Cglom_v2.3, whole genome shotgun sequence genomic region:
- the LOC123266508 gene encoding thyrotroph embryonic factor isoform X1 has product MSQAEAGASWQHCAWDMTYQNHHPQQQLAHYQPQYQHLSTEGYSSHHHSQQHVQQQQQQQQQQQLQESSSRQGTSSQDPQVLAHHHHHHHHHHHNSQGQTQQYEDQAETNLRRQNVYDGPAGDPMITSSLKGKQNKDGPEEKKDADGELWGNVEAQAAFLGPNLWDKTLPYDADLKVLNHYVDLDEFLSENGIPVDGVGGGVQGSMQPGQLHKLNNPNEAGSHQGPAGLHLEPVTKRERSPSPSDCCSPDTLNPPSPADSTLSMASSGRDFDPRTRAFSDEELKPQPMIKKSRKQVLQFVPDDLKDDKYWARRRKNNMAAKRSRDARRMKENQIALRAGFLEKENMGLRQELDRLKNENMLLRDKLSKYTDV; this is encoded by the exons ATGTCACAAGCAGAAGCCGGTGCTTCTTGGCAACATTGCGCGTGGGATATGACGTACCAGAATCATCACCCGCAGCAGCAATTGGCACACTATCAACCTCAGTACCAGCATCTTTCCACGGAGGGCTATTCTTCTCATCATCATAGTCAGCAGCATGTtcagcaacagcaacaacaacaacaacaacaacagcttCAGGAGTCTTCTTCAAGACAAGGAACTTCCTCGCAAGACCCCCAAGTTTTGGCGcatcatcatcaccatcacCACCATCACCACCATAACTCTCAAGGACAAACTCAGCAGTACGAAGACCAAGCTGAGACCAATCTTCGTCGGCAAAATGTTTATGACGGACCCGCAG GTGATCCTATGATAACATCTTCACTTAAGG gTAAACAAAATAAAGATGGACCAGAGGAAAAAAAAGACGCGGACGGTGAATTGTGGGGCAATGTGGAAGCACAAGCCGCCTTCCTCGGTCCCAATTTATGGGATAAAACCCTGCCTTATGATGCCGACCTGAAGGTATTAAATCAT TACGTGGATCTGGATGAGTTTTTATCAGAGAATGGAATACCTGTCGACGGAGTGGGCGGTGGAGTACAAGGCAGCATGCAGCCAGGTCAATTACACAAACTGAATAACCCAAATGAAGCTGGGAGCCACCAAGGACCTGCTGGATTACATCTTGAACCGGTTACCAAGCGCGAAAGATCACCCTCTCCGAGCGATTGTTGTTCACCTGACACACTAAATCCACCATCACCTGCCGACTCGA CGCTGTCGATGGCTTCATCGGGCCGAGACTTTGACCCGAGAACCCGGGCATTCTCCGATGAGGAACTCAAACCACAGCCGATGATTAAGAAATCTCGGAAACAG GTGTTGCAGTTTGTGCCGGATGACCTGAAGGATGACAAATATTGGGCTCGTCGTAGGAAGAATAATATGGCTGCTAAAAGATCGCGTGATGCGCGTCGAATGAAGGAAAATCAAATTGCTTTAAGAGCTGGTTTTCTTGAAAAAGAG aatATGGGACTGCGACAAGAACTCGATCGATTAAAGAACGAAAACATGTTATTACGTGATAAACTAAGTAAATATACGGATGTCTAA
- the LOC123266508 gene encoding thyrotroph embryonic factor isoform X2, producing MSQAEAGASWQHCAWDMTYQNHHPQQQLAHYQPQYQHLSTEGYSSHHHSQQHVQQQQQQQQQQQLQESSSRQGTSSQDPQVLAHHHHHHHHHHHNSQGQTQQYEDQAETNLRRQNVYDGPAGDPMITSSLKGKQNKDGPEEKKDADGELWGNVEAQAAFLGPNLWDKTLPYDADLKVLNHYVDLDEFLSENGIPVDGVGGGVQGSMQPGQLHKLNNPNEAGSHQGPAGLHLEPVTKRERSPSPSDCCSPDTLNPPSPADSTLSMASSGRDFDPRTRAFSDEELKPQPMIKKSRKQFVPDDLKDDKYWARRRKNNMAAKRSRDARRMKENQIALRAGFLEKENMGLRQELDRLKNENMLLRDKLSKYTDV from the exons ATGTCACAAGCAGAAGCCGGTGCTTCTTGGCAACATTGCGCGTGGGATATGACGTACCAGAATCATCACCCGCAGCAGCAATTGGCACACTATCAACCTCAGTACCAGCATCTTTCCACGGAGGGCTATTCTTCTCATCATCATAGTCAGCAGCATGTtcagcaacagcaacaacaacaacaacaacaacagcttCAGGAGTCTTCTTCAAGACAAGGAACTTCCTCGCAAGACCCCCAAGTTTTGGCGcatcatcatcaccatcacCACCATCACCACCATAACTCTCAAGGACAAACTCAGCAGTACGAAGACCAAGCTGAGACCAATCTTCGTCGGCAAAATGTTTATGACGGACCCGCAG GTGATCCTATGATAACATCTTCACTTAAGG gTAAACAAAATAAAGATGGACCAGAGGAAAAAAAAGACGCGGACGGTGAATTGTGGGGCAATGTGGAAGCACAAGCCGCCTTCCTCGGTCCCAATTTATGGGATAAAACCCTGCCTTATGATGCCGACCTGAAGGTATTAAATCAT TACGTGGATCTGGATGAGTTTTTATCAGAGAATGGAATACCTGTCGACGGAGTGGGCGGTGGAGTACAAGGCAGCATGCAGCCAGGTCAATTACACAAACTGAATAACCCAAATGAAGCTGGGAGCCACCAAGGACCTGCTGGATTACATCTTGAACCGGTTACCAAGCGCGAAAGATCACCCTCTCCGAGCGATTGTTGTTCACCTGACACACTAAATCCACCATCACCTGCCGACTCGA CGCTGTCGATGGCTTCATCGGGCCGAGACTTTGACCCGAGAACCCGGGCATTCTCCGATGAGGAACTCAAACCACAGCCGATGATTAAGAAATCTCGGAAACAG TTTGTGCCGGATGACCTGAAGGATGACAAATATTGGGCTCGTCGTAGGAAGAATAATATGGCTGCTAAAAGATCGCGTGATGCGCGTCGAATGAAGGAAAATCAAATTGCTTTAAGAGCTGGTTTTCTTGAAAAAGAG aatATGGGACTGCGACAAGAACTCGATCGATTAAAGAACGAAAACATGTTATTACGTGATAAACTAAGTAAATATACGGATGTCTAA
- the LOC123266508 gene encoding thyrotroph embryonic factor isoform X3, protein MSQAEAGASWQHCAWDMTYQNHHPQQQLAHYQPQYQHLSTEGYSSHHHSQQHVQQQQQQQQQQQLQESSSRQGTSSQDPQVLAHHHHHHHHHHHNSQGQTQQYEDQAETNLRRQNVYDGPAGDPMITSSLKGKQNKDGPEEKKDADGELWGNVEAQAAFLGPNLWDKTLPYDADLKYVDLDEFLSENGIPVDGVGGGVQGSMQPGQLHKLNNPNEAGSHQGPAGLHLEPVTKRERSPSPSDCCSPDTLNPPSPADSTLSMASSGRDFDPRTRAFSDEELKPQPMIKKSRKQVLQFVPDDLKDDKYWARRRKNNMAAKRSRDARRMKENQIALRAGFLEKENMGLRQELDRLKNENMLLRDKLSKYTDV, encoded by the exons ATGTCACAAGCAGAAGCCGGTGCTTCTTGGCAACATTGCGCGTGGGATATGACGTACCAGAATCATCACCCGCAGCAGCAATTGGCACACTATCAACCTCAGTACCAGCATCTTTCCACGGAGGGCTATTCTTCTCATCATCATAGTCAGCAGCATGTtcagcaacagcaacaacaacaacaacaacaacagcttCAGGAGTCTTCTTCAAGACAAGGAACTTCCTCGCAAGACCCCCAAGTTTTGGCGcatcatcatcaccatcacCACCATCACCACCATAACTCTCAAGGACAAACTCAGCAGTACGAAGACCAAGCTGAGACCAATCTTCGTCGGCAAAATGTTTATGACGGACCCGCAG GTGATCCTATGATAACATCTTCACTTAAGG gTAAACAAAATAAAGATGGACCAGAGGAAAAAAAAGACGCGGACGGTGAATTGTGGGGCAATGTGGAAGCACAAGCCGCCTTCCTCGGTCCCAATTTATGGGATAAAACCCTGCCTTATGATGCCGACCTGAAG TACGTGGATCTGGATGAGTTTTTATCAGAGAATGGAATACCTGTCGACGGAGTGGGCGGTGGAGTACAAGGCAGCATGCAGCCAGGTCAATTACACAAACTGAATAACCCAAATGAAGCTGGGAGCCACCAAGGACCTGCTGGATTACATCTTGAACCGGTTACCAAGCGCGAAAGATCACCCTCTCCGAGCGATTGTTGTTCACCTGACACACTAAATCCACCATCACCTGCCGACTCGA CGCTGTCGATGGCTTCATCGGGCCGAGACTTTGACCCGAGAACCCGGGCATTCTCCGATGAGGAACTCAAACCACAGCCGATGATTAAGAAATCTCGGAAACAG GTGTTGCAGTTTGTGCCGGATGACCTGAAGGATGACAAATATTGGGCTCGTCGTAGGAAGAATAATATGGCTGCTAAAAGATCGCGTGATGCGCGTCGAATGAAGGAAAATCAAATTGCTTTAAGAGCTGGTTTTCTTGAAAAAGAG aatATGGGACTGCGACAAGAACTCGATCGATTAAAGAACGAAAACATGTTATTACGTGATAAACTAAGTAAATATACGGATGTCTAA
- the LOC123266508 gene encoding thyrotroph embryonic factor isoform X4 has protein sequence MSQAEAGASWQHCAWDMTYQNHHPQQQLAHYQPQYQHLSTEGYSSHHHSQQHVQQQQQQQQQQQLQESSSRQGTSSQDPQVLAHHHHHHHHHHHNSQGQTQQYEDQAETNLRRQNVYDGPAGDPMITSSLKGKQNKDGPEEKKDADGELWGNVEAQAAFLGPNLWDKTLPYDADLKYVDLDEFLSENGIPVDGVGGGVQGSMQPGQLHKLNNPNEAGSHQGPAGLHLEPVTKRERSPSPSDCCSPDTLNPPSPADSTLSMASSGRDFDPRTRAFSDEELKPQPMIKKSRKQFVPDDLKDDKYWARRRKNNMAAKRSRDARRMKENQIALRAGFLEKENMGLRQELDRLKNENMLLRDKLSKYTDV, from the exons ATGTCACAAGCAGAAGCCGGTGCTTCTTGGCAACATTGCGCGTGGGATATGACGTACCAGAATCATCACCCGCAGCAGCAATTGGCACACTATCAACCTCAGTACCAGCATCTTTCCACGGAGGGCTATTCTTCTCATCATCATAGTCAGCAGCATGTtcagcaacagcaacaacaacaacaacaacaacagcttCAGGAGTCTTCTTCAAGACAAGGAACTTCCTCGCAAGACCCCCAAGTTTTGGCGcatcatcatcaccatcacCACCATCACCACCATAACTCTCAAGGACAAACTCAGCAGTACGAAGACCAAGCTGAGACCAATCTTCGTCGGCAAAATGTTTATGACGGACCCGCAG GTGATCCTATGATAACATCTTCACTTAAGG gTAAACAAAATAAAGATGGACCAGAGGAAAAAAAAGACGCGGACGGTGAATTGTGGGGCAATGTGGAAGCACAAGCCGCCTTCCTCGGTCCCAATTTATGGGATAAAACCCTGCCTTATGATGCCGACCTGAAG TACGTGGATCTGGATGAGTTTTTATCAGAGAATGGAATACCTGTCGACGGAGTGGGCGGTGGAGTACAAGGCAGCATGCAGCCAGGTCAATTACACAAACTGAATAACCCAAATGAAGCTGGGAGCCACCAAGGACCTGCTGGATTACATCTTGAACCGGTTACCAAGCGCGAAAGATCACCCTCTCCGAGCGATTGTTGTTCACCTGACACACTAAATCCACCATCACCTGCCGACTCGA CGCTGTCGATGGCTTCATCGGGCCGAGACTTTGACCCGAGAACCCGGGCATTCTCCGATGAGGAACTCAAACCACAGCCGATGATTAAGAAATCTCGGAAACAG TTTGTGCCGGATGACCTGAAGGATGACAAATATTGGGCTCGTCGTAGGAAGAATAATATGGCTGCTAAAAGATCGCGTGATGCGCGTCGAATGAAGGAAAATCAAATTGCTTTAAGAGCTGGTTTTCTTGAAAAAGAG aatATGGGACTGCGACAAGAACTCGATCGATTAAAGAACGAAAACATGTTATTACGTGATAAACTAAGTAAATATACGGATGTCTAA
- the LOC123266508 gene encoding thyrotroph embryonic factor isoform X5 has product MEYQQLVSPSVTVVQHGPHHPQPPTQPQSQQQPHHQPQNQSQVVPPSHPHIVLAPAHQPQPQPPPNLPPPTTHAHQLHPPLPPIHDDSTSSRWTQYQHIWRQHHVYINGKQNKDGPEEKKDADGELWGNVEAQAAFLGPNLWDKTLPYDADLKVLNHYVDLDEFLSENGIPVDGVGGGVQGSMQPGQLHKLNNPNEAGSHQGPAGLHLEPVTKRERSPSPSDCCSPDTLNPPSPADSTLSMASSGRDFDPRTRAFSDEELKPQPMIKKSRKQVLQFVPDDLKDDKYWARRRKNNMAAKRSRDARRMKENQIALRAGFLEKENMGLRQELDRLKNENMLLRDKLSKYTDV; this is encoded by the exons ATGGAGTACCAACAATTAGTGTCACCTTCGGTAACTGTAGTGCAGCATGGACCCCACCACCCTCAGCCGCCCACACAACCCCAATCCCAACAACAGCCCCATCATCAGCCGCAAAACCAATCACAAGTTGTTCCACCCTCGCACCCTCACATTGTCCTTGCACCTGCGCATCAACCCCAGCCACAACCGCCTCCAAATCTGCCTCCACCTACCACTCACGCTCACCAATTGCATCCACCCTTACCGCCTATACACGACGACAGTACCAGCTCAAGGTGGACACAGTACCAGCACATATGGCGACAACATCATGTTTATATCAATG gTAAACAAAATAAAGATGGACCAGAGGAAAAAAAAGACGCGGACGGTGAATTGTGGGGCAATGTGGAAGCACAAGCCGCCTTCCTCGGTCCCAATTTATGGGATAAAACCCTGCCTTATGATGCCGACCTGAAGGTATTAAATCAT TACGTGGATCTGGATGAGTTTTTATCAGAGAATGGAATACCTGTCGACGGAGTGGGCGGTGGAGTACAAGGCAGCATGCAGCCAGGTCAATTACACAAACTGAATAACCCAAATGAAGCTGGGAGCCACCAAGGACCTGCTGGATTACATCTTGAACCGGTTACCAAGCGCGAAAGATCACCCTCTCCGAGCGATTGTTGTTCACCTGACACACTAAATCCACCATCACCTGCCGACTCGA CGCTGTCGATGGCTTCATCGGGCCGAGACTTTGACCCGAGAACCCGGGCATTCTCCGATGAGGAACTCAAACCACAGCCGATGATTAAGAAATCTCGGAAACAG GTGTTGCAGTTTGTGCCGGATGACCTGAAGGATGACAAATATTGGGCTCGTCGTAGGAAGAATAATATGGCTGCTAAAAGATCGCGTGATGCGCGTCGAATGAAGGAAAATCAAATTGCTTTAAGAGCTGGTTTTCTTGAAAAAGAG aatATGGGACTGCGACAAGAACTCGATCGATTAAAGAACGAAAACATGTTATTACGTGATAAACTAAGTAAATATACGGATGTCTAA
- the LOC123266508 gene encoding thyrotroph embryonic factor isoform X7 produces MEYQQLVSPSVTVVQHGPHHPQPPTQPQSQQQPHHQPQNQSQVVPPSHPHIVLAPAHQPQPQPPPNLPPPTTHAHQLHPPLPPIHDDSTSSRWTQYQHIWRQHHVYINGKQNKDGPEEKKDADGELWGNVEAQAAFLGPNLWDKTLPYDADLKVLNHYVDLDEFLSENGIPVDGVGGGVQGSMQPGQLHKLNNPNEAGSHQGPAGLHLEPVTKRERSPSPSDCCSPDTLNPPSPADSTLSMASSGRDFDPRTRAFSDEELKPQPMIKKSRKQFVPDDLKDDKYWARRRKNNMAAKRSRDARRMKENQIALRAGFLEKENMGLRQELDRLKNENMLLRDKLSKYTDV; encoded by the exons ATGGAGTACCAACAATTAGTGTCACCTTCGGTAACTGTAGTGCAGCATGGACCCCACCACCCTCAGCCGCCCACACAACCCCAATCCCAACAACAGCCCCATCATCAGCCGCAAAACCAATCACAAGTTGTTCCACCCTCGCACCCTCACATTGTCCTTGCACCTGCGCATCAACCCCAGCCACAACCGCCTCCAAATCTGCCTCCACCTACCACTCACGCTCACCAATTGCATCCACCCTTACCGCCTATACACGACGACAGTACCAGCTCAAGGTGGACACAGTACCAGCACATATGGCGACAACATCATGTTTATATCAATG gTAAACAAAATAAAGATGGACCAGAGGAAAAAAAAGACGCGGACGGTGAATTGTGGGGCAATGTGGAAGCACAAGCCGCCTTCCTCGGTCCCAATTTATGGGATAAAACCCTGCCTTATGATGCCGACCTGAAGGTATTAAATCAT TACGTGGATCTGGATGAGTTTTTATCAGAGAATGGAATACCTGTCGACGGAGTGGGCGGTGGAGTACAAGGCAGCATGCAGCCAGGTCAATTACACAAACTGAATAACCCAAATGAAGCTGGGAGCCACCAAGGACCTGCTGGATTACATCTTGAACCGGTTACCAAGCGCGAAAGATCACCCTCTCCGAGCGATTGTTGTTCACCTGACACACTAAATCCACCATCACCTGCCGACTCGA CGCTGTCGATGGCTTCATCGGGCCGAGACTTTGACCCGAGAACCCGGGCATTCTCCGATGAGGAACTCAAACCACAGCCGATGATTAAGAAATCTCGGAAACAG TTTGTGCCGGATGACCTGAAGGATGACAAATATTGGGCTCGTCGTAGGAAGAATAATATGGCTGCTAAAAGATCGCGTGATGCGCGTCGAATGAAGGAAAATCAAATTGCTTTAAGAGCTGGTTTTCTTGAAAAAGAG aatATGGGACTGCGACAAGAACTCGATCGATTAAAGAACGAAAACATGTTATTACGTGATAAACTAAGTAAATATACGGATGTCTAA
- the LOC123266508 gene encoding thyrotroph embryonic factor isoform X6 — MEYQQLVSPSVTVVQHGPHHPQPPTQPQSQQQPHHQPQNQSQVVPPSHPHIVLAPAHQPQPQPPPNLPPPTTHAHQLHPPLPPIHDDSTSSRWTQYQHIWRQHHVYINGKQNKDGPEEKKDADGELWGNVEAQAAFLGPNLWDKTLPYDADLKYVDLDEFLSENGIPVDGVGGGVQGSMQPGQLHKLNNPNEAGSHQGPAGLHLEPVTKRERSPSPSDCCSPDTLNPPSPADSTLSMASSGRDFDPRTRAFSDEELKPQPMIKKSRKQVLQFVPDDLKDDKYWARRRKNNMAAKRSRDARRMKENQIALRAGFLEKENMGLRQELDRLKNENMLLRDKLSKYTDV, encoded by the exons ATGGAGTACCAACAATTAGTGTCACCTTCGGTAACTGTAGTGCAGCATGGACCCCACCACCCTCAGCCGCCCACACAACCCCAATCCCAACAACAGCCCCATCATCAGCCGCAAAACCAATCACAAGTTGTTCCACCCTCGCACCCTCACATTGTCCTTGCACCTGCGCATCAACCCCAGCCACAACCGCCTCCAAATCTGCCTCCACCTACCACTCACGCTCACCAATTGCATCCACCCTTACCGCCTATACACGACGACAGTACCAGCTCAAGGTGGACACAGTACCAGCACATATGGCGACAACATCATGTTTATATCAATG gTAAACAAAATAAAGATGGACCAGAGGAAAAAAAAGACGCGGACGGTGAATTGTGGGGCAATGTGGAAGCACAAGCCGCCTTCCTCGGTCCCAATTTATGGGATAAAACCCTGCCTTATGATGCCGACCTGAAG TACGTGGATCTGGATGAGTTTTTATCAGAGAATGGAATACCTGTCGACGGAGTGGGCGGTGGAGTACAAGGCAGCATGCAGCCAGGTCAATTACACAAACTGAATAACCCAAATGAAGCTGGGAGCCACCAAGGACCTGCTGGATTACATCTTGAACCGGTTACCAAGCGCGAAAGATCACCCTCTCCGAGCGATTGTTGTTCACCTGACACACTAAATCCACCATCACCTGCCGACTCGA CGCTGTCGATGGCTTCATCGGGCCGAGACTTTGACCCGAGAACCCGGGCATTCTCCGATGAGGAACTCAAACCACAGCCGATGATTAAGAAATCTCGGAAACAG GTGTTGCAGTTTGTGCCGGATGACCTGAAGGATGACAAATATTGGGCTCGTCGTAGGAAGAATAATATGGCTGCTAAAAGATCGCGTGATGCGCGTCGAATGAAGGAAAATCAAATTGCTTTAAGAGCTGGTTTTCTTGAAAAAGAG aatATGGGACTGCGACAAGAACTCGATCGATTAAAGAACGAAAACATGTTATTACGTGATAAACTAAGTAAATATACGGATGTCTAA
- the LOC123266508 gene encoding thyrotroph embryonic factor isoform X8, whose product MEYQQLVSPSVTVVQHGPHHPQPPTQPQSQQQPHHQPQNQSQVVPPSHPHIVLAPAHQPQPQPPPNLPPPTTHAHQLHPPLPPIHDDSTSSRWTQYQHIWRQHHVYINGKQNKDGPEEKKDADGELWGNVEAQAAFLGPNLWDKTLPYDADLKYVDLDEFLSENGIPVDGVGGGVQGSMQPGQLHKLNNPNEAGSHQGPAGLHLEPVTKRERSPSPSDCCSPDTLNPPSPADSTLSMASSGRDFDPRTRAFSDEELKPQPMIKKSRKQFVPDDLKDDKYWARRRKNNMAAKRSRDARRMKENQIALRAGFLEKENMGLRQELDRLKNENMLLRDKLSKYTDV is encoded by the exons ATGGAGTACCAACAATTAGTGTCACCTTCGGTAACTGTAGTGCAGCATGGACCCCACCACCCTCAGCCGCCCACACAACCCCAATCCCAACAACAGCCCCATCATCAGCCGCAAAACCAATCACAAGTTGTTCCACCCTCGCACCCTCACATTGTCCTTGCACCTGCGCATCAACCCCAGCCACAACCGCCTCCAAATCTGCCTCCACCTACCACTCACGCTCACCAATTGCATCCACCCTTACCGCCTATACACGACGACAGTACCAGCTCAAGGTGGACACAGTACCAGCACATATGGCGACAACATCATGTTTATATCAATG gTAAACAAAATAAAGATGGACCAGAGGAAAAAAAAGACGCGGACGGTGAATTGTGGGGCAATGTGGAAGCACAAGCCGCCTTCCTCGGTCCCAATTTATGGGATAAAACCCTGCCTTATGATGCCGACCTGAAG TACGTGGATCTGGATGAGTTTTTATCAGAGAATGGAATACCTGTCGACGGAGTGGGCGGTGGAGTACAAGGCAGCATGCAGCCAGGTCAATTACACAAACTGAATAACCCAAATGAAGCTGGGAGCCACCAAGGACCTGCTGGATTACATCTTGAACCGGTTACCAAGCGCGAAAGATCACCCTCTCCGAGCGATTGTTGTTCACCTGACACACTAAATCCACCATCACCTGCCGACTCGA CGCTGTCGATGGCTTCATCGGGCCGAGACTTTGACCCGAGAACCCGGGCATTCTCCGATGAGGAACTCAAACCACAGCCGATGATTAAGAAATCTCGGAAACAG TTTGTGCCGGATGACCTGAAGGATGACAAATATTGGGCTCGTCGTAGGAAGAATAATATGGCTGCTAAAAGATCGCGTGATGCGCGTCGAATGAAGGAAAATCAAATTGCTTTAAGAGCTGGTTTTCTTGAAAAAGAG aatATGGGACTGCGACAAGAACTCGATCGATTAAAGAACGAAAACATGTTATTACGTGATAAACTAAGTAAATATACGGATGTCTAA